Proteins from a single region of Cydia splendana chromosome 9, ilCydSple1.2, whole genome shotgun sequence:
- the LOC134793781 gene encoding RPII140-upstream gene protein encodes MLRTFVRLTPAFIPILKKHNENDYNLLDPSTDVPTTGVERLKNMFYRNEYDEVSPELRTVIQSGLCGCFFGACMGGFVKSRDAYLYFIENNQATIFKSTMEAKKKLQDHVTLAFARGAYHWGWRLGIFTATFSLIATTISVYKDQTSITEYILAGSITGAMYKMNLGMAATLVGAGLGAVLSAIGGAAILGLLHITGVSMQDIRRALSKINEARVDQYNQALEKAADEKNDALTRHHDHIVEMKGEIKIGDIK; translated from the exons ATGTTAAGGACCTTCGTCAGGCTGACACCGGCTTTTATTCCAATTTTAAAGAAACATAACGAGAATGATTACAATTTACTGGATCCATCTACCGATGTGCCCACCACTGGAGTTGAGAGACTAAAGAATATGTTTTACAGgaa TGAATATGATGAGGTGTCTCCTGAATTGAGGACTGTAATACAATCAGGATTATGCGGATGCTTTTTTGGTGCATGTATGGGAGGATTTGTCAAATCGAGAGATGCATATCtttattttatagaaaataATCAAGCTACCATATTTAAATCTACTATGGAAGCCAAG AAAAAACTTCAAGACCATGTAACATTAGCCTTTGCAAGAGGAGCTTACCATTGGGGTTGGAGACTTGGAATTTTTACTGCGACATTTAG TTTGATAGCAACAACAATTTCAGTGTACAAGGACCAGACCTCGATCACGGAGTATATCCTTGCCGGCTCCATCACCGGGGCCATGTATAAGATGAATTTGGGCATGGCTGCCACGCTGGTTGGTGCAGgactag GAGCAGTTTTAAGCGCAATAGGAGGAGCGGCTATATTGGGTCTCTTGCACATAACAGGAGTTTCTATGCAAGACATCAGGCGCGCCTTGAGTAAAATAAATGAAGCGAG AGTGGATCAATACAACCAAGCATTAGAAAAAGCGGCAGACGAAAAAAATGACGCGCTCACGAGACACCACGACCATATAGTTGAAATGAAAGGAGAAATTAAAATAGGCGATATCAAATAA